A single window of Agromyces aureus DNA harbors:
- a CDS encoding cold-shock protein, with product MPTGKVKFYDEEKGFGFISSDDGQEVFLHASALPAGATVRAGSRLEFGLAEGKRGAQALSVRVLDAPVSLAKINRKPADDMAIIIEDVVKLLDSIGADLRRGRYPEKSKARMVATVLRKVADDLDA from the coding sequence ATGCCCACCGGCAAGGTCAAGTTCTACGACGAGGAGAAGGGGTTCGGCTTCATCAGCTCCGATGACGGCCAGGAGGTCTTCCTCCACGCATCCGCTCTTCCCGCCGGTGCGACCGTGCGCGCGGGCAGCCGACTCGAGTTCGGTCTCGCCGAGGGCAAGCGCGGCGCGCAGGCGCTCTCGGTGCGCGTGCTCGATGCCCCCGTGAGCCTCGCGAAGATCAACCGCAAGCCCGCCGACGACATGGCGATCATCATCGAAGACGTCGTCAAGCTGCTCGACTCGATCGGCGCAGACCTGCGACGGGGTCGCTACCCCGAGAAGTCCAAGGCGCGCATGGTCGCAACCGTGCTGCGCAAGGTGGCAGACGATCTGGATGCCTGA
- a CDS encoding DUF3027 domain-containing protein, producing the protein MPEFTEPETDAAESVSEPVAPVDVVEAETAPDLVPASDDEQAGGEQAGDEQADAEQADDVEPEAEPVIFEPDPVLLASVDLARRALLETTAPETVGSVIGHIAEDEHVLTLHFASDMSGYPGWHWSVTLVRVDDDDPTILETQLMPGERALLAPAWVPWSERLADYRAAQAVAVAAARAAGEEPEADELDDVEFDDASEELEIDADDEYEDDDHIEEDDHLDDDEHDDHLDDDEHDDHLDEDASEAFDESDDDESDDDEESGDTDDDQREAPAL; encoded by the coding sequence ATGCCTGAGTTCACCGAGCCCGAGACGGATGCCGCGGAGTCGGTGTCCGAACCCGTCGCGCCCGTCGACGTGGTCGAGGCCGAGACGGCGCCCGACCTCGTTCCCGCGTCCGATGACGAGCAGGCAGGCGGCGAGCAGGCAGGCGACGAGCAGGCCGATGCCGAGCAGGCCGATGACGTCGAGCCCGAGGCCGAGCCCGTGATCTTCGAGCCCGACCCGGTGCTGCTCGCCTCGGTCGACCTCGCCCGCCGCGCGCTCCTCGAGACCACGGCGCCCGAAACCGTCGGATCCGTCATCGGCCACATCGCCGAAGACGAGCACGTGCTGACGCTGCACTTCGCCTCCGACATGTCCGGCTACCCGGGCTGGCACTGGAGTGTCACGCTCGTGCGCGTCGACGACGACGATCCCACGATCCTCGAGACGCAGCTCATGCCGGGCGAGCGTGCGCTGCTCGCGCCGGCCTGGGTGCCGTGGTCGGAGCGACTGGCCGACTACCGCGCTGCGCAGGCGGTCGCTGTGGCCGCGGCCCGTGCCGCGGGCGAGGAGCCCGAGGCCGACGAACTCGACGACGTCGAGTTCGACGATGCCTCCGAAGAGCTCGAGATCGACGCCGACGACGAATACGAGGACGACGACCACATCGAAGAGGACGACCACCTCGACGACGATGAGCACGACGACCACCTCGACGACGATGAGCACGACGACCATCTCGACGAGGACGCATCGGAGGCCTTCGACGAGTCAGACGACGACGAGTCAGACGACGACGAGGAGTCAGGCGACACCGACGACGATCAGCGCGAGGCGCCCGCGCTCTGA
- a CDS encoding DUF2530 domain-containing protein, protein MRLWLAESERRPDPAPARADARKAVLAGTALWLIALVLCLLLRDMLAAAGLAWLTWACAVGVLLGVGALAVVQAIRRRHPRQSAGASR, encoded by the coding sequence GTGCGGCTCTGGCTCGCCGAGTCGGAGCGCCGGCCCGATCCGGCGCCCGCCCGGGCCGACGCGCGCAAGGCGGTGCTCGCGGGCACCGCCCTGTGGCTCATCGCGCTCGTGCTGTGCCTGCTCCTGCGCGACATGCTCGCGGCCGCCGGACTGGCGTGGCTGACCTGGGCGTGCGCCGTCGGCGTGCTGCTCGGCGTCGGCGCCCTGGCCGTGGTGCAGGCGATCAGACGCCGACACCCGCGTCAGAGCGCGGGCGCCTCGCGCTGA
- the serC gene encoding phosphoserine transaminase yields the protein MPSIVIPSDLLPADGRFGCGPSKVRPEQLAHLAAEGPALLGTSHRQAPVKNLVGRVRSGLSELFSLPDGYEVVLGNGGSTAFWDAAASGLIERRAQLSAFGEFGQKFAGAAAAPWLEAPDVRKAPAGTRSNPEPVEGVDVYAWPHNETSTGVMAPVKRVDGDAGALTVIDATSAAGGVAVDPTEFDVYYFAPQKNFASDGGIWFALFSPAAIERVERIAATDRYIPEFLSLKNAVDNSRLNQTLNTPALATLLLLENQLEWMNTSGGLAWADARTRESSSVLYDWAAASPVATPFVADPADRSQVVVTIDFDETTDAARIASILRENGIVDTEPYRKLGRNQLRVATFTAIEPDDVRALTASIDYVLEQIG from the coding sequence ATGCCGAGCATCGTGATCCCCAGCGACCTCCTGCCCGCCGACGGACGATTCGGCTGCGGCCCCTCCAAGGTCCGCCCCGAACAGCTGGCGCACCTCGCCGCCGAAGGCCCCGCCCTGCTCGGCACCTCGCACCGCCAGGCGCCCGTCAAGAACCTCGTCGGCCGCGTCCGCTCCGGCCTCTCCGAGCTGTTCTCGCTGCCCGACGGCTACGAGGTCGTGCTCGGCAACGGCGGCTCCACCGCATTCTGGGATGCCGCGGCATCCGGCCTCATCGAACGCCGCGCGCAGCTCAGCGCCTTCGGAGAGTTCGGTCAGAAGTTCGCCGGCGCCGCGGCCGCCCCGTGGCTCGAGGCACCCGATGTGCGCAAGGCGCCCGCCGGCACGCGATCGAACCCCGAGCCCGTCGAGGGCGTCGACGTGTACGCGTGGCCGCACAACGAGACGTCCACCGGAGTCATGGCCCCGGTGAAGCGGGTCGACGGCGACGCGGGCGCGCTCACCGTCATCGACGCGACGAGCGCCGCGGGCGGCGTGGCCGTCGACCCGACCGAGTTCGACGTCTACTACTTCGCACCGCAGAAGAACTTCGCCTCCGACGGCGGCATCTGGTTCGCGCTCTTCTCCCCCGCCGCGATCGAGCGGGTCGAGCGCATCGCGGCGACCGACCGCTACATCCCCGAGTTCCTCTCGCTGAAGAACGCGGTCGACAACTCGCGCCTGAACCAGACGCTGAACACACCTGCCCTCGCGACCCTGCTGCTCCTCGAGAACCAGCTCGAGTGGATGAACACGTCGGGCGGTCTGGCGTGGGCCGATGCGCGAACGCGCGAGTCCTCGTCGGTGCTCTACGACTGGGCGGCGGCCTCGCCGGTCGCGACCCCGTTCGTCGCCGACCCGGCCGACCGGTCGCAGGTCGTCGTCACGATCGACTTCGATGAGACGACGGATGCCGCGCGCATCGCGTCGATCCTCCGCGAGAACGGCATCGTCGACACCGAGCCGTACCGCAAGCTCGGCCGCAACCAGCTGCGCGTCGCGACGTTCACCGCGATCGAGCCCGATGACGTCCGCGCGCTCACGGCCTCGATCGATTACGTGCTCGAGCAGATCGGCTGA
- a CDS encoding metal-dependent transcriptional regulator — protein MTDLIDTTEMYLRTILDLEEEHIVPLRARISERLGHSGPTVSQTVARMERDGLVVVSDDRHLELTAEGRSKAVHVMRKHRLAERLLADVIGLEWEYVHDEACRWEHVMSEQVERRLIEILGEPKESPYGNPIPGLEELGLEPADPFMSGVVRVTDAIADRDTALRGVVRRLGEPVQFDPELLLQLKQAGIMPGASATFTRSGGYVAVEVEGVEGALELPNEVAGHIFVAE, from the coding sequence GTGACCGATCTCATCGATACGACGGAGATGTACCTCCGGACCATTCTCGACCTCGAAGAAGAGCACATCGTGCCGCTTCGCGCCCGCATCTCCGAGCGCCTCGGCCACTCCGGCCCGACCGTCTCGCAGACGGTGGCGCGCATGGAGCGCGACGGGCTCGTGGTCGTCTCCGACGACCGTCACCTCGAACTCACGGCCGAGGGTCGCAGCAAGGCCGTGCACGTCATGCGCAAGCACCGCCTCGCCGAACGCCTGCTCGCCGACGTCATCGGACTCGAGTGGGAGTACGTGCACGACGAGGCATGCCGCTGGGAGCATGTCATGAGCGAGCAGGTCGAGCGTCGGCTCATCGAGATCCTCGGCGAGCCGAAGGAGTCTCCGTACGGCAACCCGATCCCGGGTCTCGAAGAGCTCGGACTCGAGCCGGCCGACCCCTTCATGTCGGGTGTCGTGCGCGTGACCGACGCCATCGCCGACCGCGACACCGCGCTCCGCGGCGTCGTTCGCCGCCTCGGCGAGCCCGTGCAGTTCGATCCCGAACTGCTGCTCCAGCTCAAGCAGGCGGGCATCATGCCGGGGGCGTCGGCGACCTTCACGCGCAGCGGCGGATACGTCGCCGTCGAGGTCGAGGGCGTCGAGGGCGCACTCGAGCTTCCCAACGAGGTCGCAGGGCACATCTTCGTCGCGGAATGA
- a CDS encoding C40 family peptidase → MTIAAGIVGTIAIPAYAFAPGSTGPQFATSAETRMTKAQAQSVEVADDVIAAPVTKDGFAAVTAVEIEAAAEAQRQAEAAEAARVAAQTAMTSYAASYSGPSVGDFLANPPFPSYDLGSVYNVATQYIGTPYVYGGATPAGFDCSGFVMYVYAQFGIGMPHSSAGQGAMGTRISEADARPGDLVIMPGHDGFYAGNGMILHAPYEGASVRVQPIWTSDYYIVRIGI, encoded by the coding sequence ATGACGATCGCCGCCGGCATCGTCGGCACCATCGCGATCCCCGCCTACGCCTTCGCGCCCGGCAGCACCGGGCCGCAGTTCGCGACGAGCGCCGAGACCCGGATGACGAAGGCCCAGGCCCAGTCCGTCGAGGTCGCCGACGACGTCATCGCCGCCCCGGTCACGAAGGACGGCTTCGCGGCCGTCACCGCCGTGGAGATCGAGGCCGCGGCCGAAGCGCAGCGCCAGGCCGAGGCGGCCGAGGCCGCCCGCGTCGCCGCGCAGACGGCGATGACCTCGTACGCCGCGTCGTACAGCGGACCCTCGGTCGGCGACTTCCTCGCGAACCCGCCGTTCCCGAGCTACGACCTCGGCAGCGTGTACAACGTCGCCACGCAGTACATCGGCACGCCGTACGTCTACGGCGGTGCGACGCCCGCCGGCTTCGACTGCTCGGGCTTCGTCATGTACGTCTACGCGCAGTTCGGCATCGGCATGCCCCACTCCTCCGCGGGACAGGGCGCCATGGGCACCCGGATCTCCGAGGCCGACGCGCGGCCCGGCGACCTCGTCATCATGCCTGGGCACGACGGCTTCTACGCCGGCAACGGCATGATCCTGCACGCGCCCTACGAGGGTGCCTCGGTGCGCGTGCAGCCCATCTGGACGAGCGACTACTACATCGTCCGCATCGGCATCTGA
- a CDS encoding HNH endonuclease — MRTLVLNAGYEPLAVISFKRALLLVMNQKATVIQHDEGNPVCAASGSWQRPSVIILTRYVRTPRVHAVPVSRRGVLRRDEHRCAYCGRSAATIDHVLPRSRGGRDTWENLVACCLRCNNIKSDHTPAEMGWELRFTPRMPHGRSWVVRGFERTLPQWDEYLSTAA, encoded by the coding sequence ATGCGCACCCTCGTGCTCAACGCCGGCTATGAACCCCTGGCCGTCATCTCGTTCAAGAGAGCCCTGCTGCTGGTGATGAACCAGAAGGCGACCGTGATCCAGCACGACGAGGGCAACCCCGTCTGCGCCGCCAGCGGGTCGTGGCAGAGACCGAGCGTGATCATCCTCACGAGATACGTGCGCACGCCGCGCGTGCACGCCGTACCCGTGAGCCGACGCGGCGTGCTGCGACGCGACGAGCACCGCTGCGCGTACTGCGGGCGTTCGGCCGCGACCATCGACCACGTGCTGCCGCGCTCGCGCGGCGGGCGGGACACGTGGGAGAACCTCGTCGCGTGCTGCCTGCGCTGCAACAACATCAAGAGCGACCACACGCCGGCCGAGATGGGCTGGGAGCTCCGCTTCACGCCGCGCATGCCGCATGGGCGGAGTTGGGTCGTGCGCGGGTTCGAGCGCACGCTGCCGCAGTGGGACGAGTACCTCTCCACAGCAGCGTGA
- a CDS encoding CHAP domain-containing protein, translating to MHEDHAEQPSRSQRRAAESAAARRSSSAGRERGGARTAPRGSRRSAAASASVPTNPAGAPTSPSAIRKPANVRRIGPARVAATLLVVPAIFGTVAMPAYAFMPGGDLFQPSGAFSFAVAEAQDLDVSAVASGAPVSSDAYAVTTKAEIDEAARSEEQAAQSAWAAELASRGSGSYAIYTVKAEGDDYPWWDQTPDDFGGGLSPLRYYYRECVDFVAWRLNRDAGVTSAPWKYDWGNLASGSAYAWADEWASHGWPTSSEPVVGAVAWFPYNHVAYVQSINGDGTVNIEEYNQNSDHSYHRRTIAKGAALYLYPPG from the coding sequence TTGCACGAAGACCACGCCGAGCAGCCGTCGCGCTCGCAACGGCGCGCGGCCGAGTCGGCCGCAGCGCGTCGTTCGTCGTCCGCCGGCCGCGAGCGCGGCGGAGCCCGCACTGCGCCCCGTGGATCGCGCCGCAGCGCCGCGGCATCCGCCTCCGTTCCGACGAACCCGGCCGGCGCGCCGACCTCGCCGAGCGCGATCCGCAAGCCCGCGAACGTGCGCCGTATCGGACCGGCACGGGTGGCTGCGACGTTGCTCGTGGTGCCCGCGATCTTCGGCACGGTCGCCATGCCCGCCTACGCGTTCATGCCGGGCGGCGACCTCTTCCAGCCCTCGGGCGCGTTCAGCTTCGCGGTGGCCGAGGCGCAGGACCTCGACGTCTCGGCCGTGGCCAGCGGCGCTCCCGTCTCGTCCGACGCCTATGCGGTCACCACGAAGGCCGAGATCGATGAGGCGGCCCGCTCCGAGGAGCAGGCGGCGCAGTCGGCCTGGGCCGCCGAGCTCGCCTCCCGCGGATCCGGCAGCTACGCGATCTACACGGTCAAGGCCGAGGGCGACGACTACCCCTGGTGGGACCAGACCCCCGACGACTTCGGCGGAGGGCTCTCGCCCCTGCGGTACTACTACCGCGAATGCGTGGACTTCGTCGCGTGGCGCCTGAACCGCGATGCCGGCGTCACGAGCGCGCCCTGGAAGTACGACTGGGGCAACCTCGCCTCGGGCAGCGCCTACGCCTGGGCCGACGAGTGGGCGTCGCACGGCTGGCCGACCAGCAGCGAGCCCGTCGTCGGGGCGGTCGCCTGGTTCCCGTACAACCACGTGGCCTATGTGCAGTCGATCAACGGCGACGGCACGGTCAACATCGAGGAGTACAACCAGAACTCCGACCACTCGTACCACCGGCGCACGATCGCCAAGGGTGCGGCGCTGTATCTCTACCCGCCCGGGTGA
- a CDS encoding lactonase family protein — translation MSGDGTRFWVGASTVGALGSPARGIRSLDVSADGAAVLGEPVEVGANPMYLAVSPVGVLAIVHELTQGRVSTWTIDGDTVHPFGGSGATESADPCHLAFDPSGGWVFAANYSGGRVTAHRVVPDAAADASLSFAFSGTGPDASRQESPHPHQVVLDEARSRLLVPDLGSDRIRVIGLDTASGAIARADDEADDITLHAGAGPRHLVVLGDVAIVANELDRTASVIDLVDGRETAWFPVDDRVAPRGLGLSAIRATRAGTVVIGDRDADALVALRFDADARTLERVASVATGGRHPRDLHLTHDERFALVADQASDSIAVVELVDGVPTRVVSTVTTPAPGCLARLP, via the coding sequence ATGAGCGGCGACGGCACGAGATTCTGGGTCGGCGCATCGACGGTCGGCGCACTCGGGTCGCCGGCTCGCGGCATCCGATCGCTGGATGTCTCCGCCGACGGCGCGGCCGTGTTGGGCGAACCGGTCGAGGTCGGCGCGAACCCGATGTACCTCGCGGTCTCCCCCGTGGGCGTGCTCGCCATCGTCCACGAACTCACCCAGGGCCGCGTCTCGACCTGGACCATCGACGGCGACACGGTTCACCCGTTCGGCGGCAGCGGTGCGACCGAGTCGGCCGACCCGTGCCACCTCGCGTTCGACCCGAGCGGCGGGTGGGTGTTCGCGGCCAACTACTCGGGCGGTCGGGTCACGGCGCACCGTGTGGTTCCGGATGCCGCGGCCGACGCCTCGCTGTCGTTCGCGTTCAGCGGCACCGGGCCCGACGCCTCACGGCAGGAGTCGCCCCACCCGCATCAGGTGGTGCTCGACGAGGCGCGATCGCGCCTGCTCGTGCCCGACCTCGGATCCGATCGCATCCGCGTCATCGGCCTCGACACCGCGTCGGGCGCGATCGCCCGCGCCGACGACGAGGCCGACGACATCACGCTGCACGCGGGCGCCGGCCCCCGCCATCTCGTGGTGCTCGGCGACGTCGCGATCGTGGCCAACGAACTCGATCGCACGGCCAGCGTGATCGACCTCGTCGACGGGCGCGAGACGGCGTGGTTCCCGGTCGACGACCGGGTCGCGCCGCGGGGGCTCGGGCTCTCGGCGATCCGGGCGACTCGCGCGGGAACGGTCGTCATCGGCGACCGCGACGCCGACGCACTGGTCGCGCTGCGGTTCGACGCCGACGCCCGCACGCTCGAGCGCGTGGCGTCGGTCGCGACGGGCGGCCGGCATCCGCGCGACCTGCATCTCACCCACGACGAGCGGTTCGCACTGGTGGCAGACCAGGCATCGGACTCGATCGCGGTCGTCGAACTCGTCGACGGCGTGCCGACCCGCGTGGTCTCGACCGTCACCACGCCCGCACCCGGCTGTCTCGCCCGGCTGCCCTGA
- a CDS encoding ATP-dependent DNA ligase: protein MDLPVMPPVSPMLSKAVKEIPDVGHVEPKWDGFRTIVFRDGDEIELGSRNEKPMTRYFPELVEALRANLPERCVVDGEIILVRDGRLDFDALQQRIHPAASRVKLLSEQTPVSFVAFDLLALGDDGLMARPFGERRALLETALAAASDPVFVTPATADLAEAREWFTRYEGAGLDGVVAKPLDGAYLPDKRTMFKVKHERTADCVVAGFRWHKTGDIVGSLLLGLYDGEGRLHHVGVAASFSMARRAQLVEELAPYVEEDLSRHPWGEWAAQDGQGSRMPGAVSRWSAGKNLSFVPLRPELVVEVGYSQMEGDRIRHTAQFKRWRLDRDAASCTYEQLESPDGLDLSQILPVR from the coding sequence ATGGATCTGCCGGTGATGCCTCCTGTCTCGCCCATGCTGTCGAAGGCGGTCAAGGAGATCCCCGACGTGGGGCACGTCGAACCGAAGTGGGACGGCTTCCGCACGATCGTGTTCCGCGACGGCGACGAGATCGAGCTCGGCAGCCGCAACGAGAAGCCCATGACGCGGTACTTCCCCGAACTCGTCGAGGCGTTGCGCGCCAACCTGCCCGAGCGGTGCGTCGTCGACGGCGAGATCATCCTCGTGCGCGACGGCCGCCTCGACTTCGACGCGCTGCAGCAGCGGATCCACCCGGCCGCATCGCGGGTGAAGCTGCTCTCGGAGCAGACGCCGGTCTCGTTCGTGGCGTTCGACCTGCTGGCGCTCGGCGATGACGGCCTGATGGCGAGGCCCTTCGGCGAGCGACGCGCACTGCTCGAGACCGCGCTCGCCGCGGCATCCGACCCCGTGTTCGTGACCCCCGCGACCGCCGACCTCGCCGAGGCGCGCGAGTGGTTCACGCGGTACGAGGGGGCAGGGCTCGACGGCGTGGTCGCGAAGCCGCTCGACGGCGCCTACCTGCCCGACAAGCGCACGATGTTCAAGGTCAAGCACGAGCGCACGGCCGACTGCGTGGTGGCCGGGTTCCGCTGGCACAAGACGGGCGACATCGTGGGCTCCCTGCTGCTCGGCCTCTACGACGGCGAGGGCCGGCTGCACCACGTCGGTGTCGCGGCCTCGTTCTCGATGGCGCGCCGCGCCCAGCTCGTCGAGGAGCTCGCGCCGTACGTCGAAGAGGACCTGTCGCGGCATCCGTGGGGCGAATGGGCCGCGCAGGACGGGCAGGGCAGCCGGATGCCGGGCGCGGTGAGTCGGTGGTCGGCGGGCAAGAACCTCTCGTTCGTGCCGTTGCGCCCCGAACTCGTGGTCGAGGTCGGCTACAGCCAGATGGAGGGCGATCGCATCCGCCACACGGCGCAGTTCAAGCGGTGGCGCCTCGATCGGGATGCCGCGTCGTGCACGTACGAGCAGCTCGAGTCGCCCGACGGGCTCGACCTGTCGCAGATCCTGCCCGTGCGCTGA
- a CDS encoding Lrp/AsnC family transcriptional regulator: MSDAPHISTTAQGAVVGPADLDETDRAIIVRLHENARIPNVDLARAVGISPSTCLARVRSLRERGVIVRYTAEINPIALGFTLQALVSVRIRPGARHLMEQISDELRREPEVAQLFFLGGTEDFLIHVRVRDSEHVRQFVLENLSANPAVALTETNLVFEHHTALSAGLRAVI; the protein is encoded by the coding sequence ATGAGCGATGCGCCGCACATCAGCACGACCGCGCAGGGCGCCGTCGTCGGCCCGGCCGACCTCGACGAGACCGACCGCGCGATCATCGTCCGGCTGCACGAGAACGCACGCATCCCGAACGTCGACCTCGCGCGGGCCGTCGGCATCTCGCCGTCGACGTGCCTGGCGCGCGTGCGCTCGCTCCGCGAACGCGGAGTCATCGTGCGCTACACCGCCGAGATCAACCCGATCGCGCTCGGCTTCACGCTGCAGGCGCTCGTGAGCGTGCGCATCCGCCCCGGCGCCCGGCACCTCATGGAGCAGATCTCCGACGAGCTGCGCCGCGAACCCGAGGTCGCGCAGCTCTTCTTCCTCGGCGGGACCGAGGACTTCCTGATCCACGTGCGCGTGCGCGACAGCGAGCACGTGCGGCAGTTCGTGCTGGAGAACCTGTCGGCCAACCCCGCCGTGGCCCTCACCGAGACGAACCTCGTGTTCGAGCACCACACCGCACTCTCGGCCGGGCTCCGCGCGGTGATCTGA
- the ald gene encoding alanine dehydrogenase yields MYIGVPAEIKNNEFRVAMTPAGVHTLVLRGHRVAIQSGAGLGAGFTDDEYVTAGAEIVATAADAWSAELVLKVKEPIESEYGFLREDLTLFTYLHLAADLPLTRAILDSGVTAIAYETVQLADRSLPLLTPMSEVAGRLAPQVGAAELLASKGGRGVLLAGVPGTTPAKVVVIGGGVAGEQAAATALGLGADVTVFDISLPKLRELDARYDHRIKTLASSPYEIARQVADADLVVGAVLVPGAAAPKVVTDEMVSRMRPGAVLVDIAIDQGGCFEGSRPTTHAEPTFRVHDAIYYCVANMPGAVPATSTPALTNATLPYAVRIADLGWQDALAADPALAKGLNATAGRLTNEGVALAHGLELQSAP; encoded by the coding sequence ATGTACATCGGCGTGCCTGCTGAGATCAAGAACAACGAATTCCGCGTCGCCATGACCCCCGCCGGCGTGCACACGCTCGTGCTGCGCGGCCACCGCGTCGCCATCCAGTCGGGTGCAGGGCTCGGTGCCGGGTTCACCGACGACGAGTACGTCACGGCCGGTGCCGAGATCGTCGCGACCGCCGCCGACGCCTGGTCGGCCGAGCTCGTGCTCAAGGTGAAGGAGCCCATCGAGTCCGAGTACGGGTTCCTCCGCGAAGACCTCACGCTCTTCACCTACCTGCACCTGGCCGCCGACCTGCCGCTCACGCGTGCGATCCTCGACTCCGGCGTCACCGCCATCGCCTACGAGACCGTGCAGCTCGCCGACCGTTCGCTGCCGCTGCTCACGCCCATGAGCGAGGTCGCCGGCCGTCTCGCGCCGCAGGTCGGTGCCGCCGAGCTGCTCGCGTCGAAGGGAGGTCGCGGCGTCCTCCTCGCCGGCGTTCCGGGCACCACGCCCGCGAAGGTCGTCGTCATCGGCGGCGGCGTCGCGGGGGAGCAGGCCGCCGCGACCGCACTCGGCCTCGGCGCCGACGTGACCGTGTTCGACATCTCGCTGCCGAAGCTTCGCGAGCTCGACGCCCGCTACGACCACCGCATCAAGACGCTCGCCTCGTCGCCGTACGAGATCGCGCGTCAGGTCGCCGACGCCGACCTCGTCGTCGGTGCCGTGCTCGTGCCCGGTGCCGCAGCACCCAAGGTCGTCACCGACGAGATGGTCTCGCGCATGCGGCCCGGCGCGGTGCTCGTGGACATCGCCATCGACCAGGGCGGATGCTTCGAGGGCTCGCGCCCGACCACGCACGCCGAGCCGACCTTCCGCGTGCACGACGCCATCTACTACTGCGTCGCGAACATGCCGGGTGCCGTGCCCGCGACCTCGACGCCCGCGCTCACGAACGCGACACTGCCCTACGCCGTGCGCATCGCCGACCTCGGCTGGCAGGACGCGCTCGCCGCGGACCCCGCGCTCGCGAAGGGCCTGAACGCCACGGCCGGCCGCCTCACCAACGAGGGCGTCGCGCTCGCGCACGGACTGGAGCTGCAGAGCGCGCCCTGA
- a CDS encoding rhodanese-like domain-containing protein: MQEITPAEVHALDDVVILDVREPHELERARIDGALHIPLGELLARVDEVPRDTTVYTLCHVGGRSAQAAAYLESIGVDAVNVTGGIVEWHRQGLPLTFDSPS; the protein is encoded by the coding sequence ATGCAGGAGATCACCCCCGCCGAAGTGCACGCGCTCGACGACGTCGTCATCCTCGACGTGCGTGAACCGCATGAGCTCGAGCGCGCCCGCATCGACGGCGCCCTCCACATCCCGCTGGGCGAACTCCTCGCCCGCGTCGACGAGGTGCCGCGCGACACGACGGTCTACACGCTCTGCCACGTCGGCGGACGGAGCGCACAGGCGGCCGCCTACCTCGAGAGCATCGGCGTCGACGCCGTGAACGTCACGGGCGGCATCGTCGAGTGGCACCGTCAGGGGCTGCCGCTCACGTTCGACAGCCCCAGCTGA